In Desulfomonile tiedjei DSM 6799, a genomic segment contains:
- a CDS encoding AAA family ATPase produces MHDDSNQTVFTGASKYVLDDELAKIVNISMALELPLLLKGEPGTGKTMLAHAIAETLRMPLLILNVKSSLKLVDALYQYDTLTRLNDSRFGDSTRNVSNIEEYIRMGKIGQAFVSDVKVVLLIDEIDKADTDFQDDMLDVLDQMQFDIMEIDKTVGAKHRPVIIITSNAKKDLSDPFLGRCNFHHIAFPEPDMMRDIIKVHFPDVDRELMDACVKTFYKVREFQGIEKKPATRELLNWIRALRQDQDFRPKDLLLGKIPFLGILFKKSSDYQQALQQSRRLRV; encoded by the coding sequence ATGCACGATGATTCAAACCAAACCGTCTTCACCGGCGCGTCCAAATACGTTCTGGATGATGAACTCGCGAAAATTGTCAACATATCCATGGCGCTTGAATTGCCATTGCTTTTGAAAGGTGAGCCCGGCACAGGAAAGACCATGCTTGCCCATGCCATCGCAGAAACGCTCAGAATGCCCTTGTTGATTCTGAACGTGAAATCCAGCCTCAAGCTGGTCGATGCCCTCTACCAGTATGACACCCTCACCAGATTGAATGACAGCCGCTTTGGAGACAGCACTCGAAACGTCAGCAACATAGAAGAGTACATTCGTATGGGCAAAATAGGGCAGGCTTTCGTTTCGGATGTCAAAGTCGTTCTGCTCATAGACGAGATCGACAAGGCTGATACTGATTTCCAGGATGACATGCTCGATGTGCTGGATCAGATGCAATTCGATATCATGGAAATCGATAAGACCGTCGGTGCCAAGCATAGACCTGTCATCATCATCACCTCAAACGCGAAAAAGGACCTTTCAGACCCGTTTCTCGGAAGATGCAATTTCCATCATATCGCCTTCCCTGAGCCGGACATGATGCGGGACATCATCAAAGTCCATTTTCCGGATGTGGACCGTGAATTAATGGATGCGTGCGTAAAGACCTTCTATAAGGTCAGGGAATTCCAAGGGATAGAGAAAAAGCCCGCGACCAGAGAGCTTCTGAATTGGATAAGAGCCCTGAGACAAGATCAGGATTTCCGCCCCAAAGATCTCTTGTTGGGAAAGATTCCGTTCCTGGGTATACTGTTCAAGAAAAGCTCGGATTATCAGCAGGCTCTCCAACAGAGCCGCCGTTTGCGCGTCTGA
- a CDS encoding aldehyde ferredoxin oxidoreductase family protein: protein MDKILRIDVGAEGGPKVTEVPAGEYAGLGGRALTSMIVSKEVPPLCHPLGADNKLVFAPGLLSGTTAAMSGRLSVGCKSPLTGGIKESNAGGQAAQVLARLGYAAIVLEGKPKDDTLYKIIINKDGISIKPDNSLKMLGNYDVVDKMKAEFGDKITCISIGQAGEMKLGAASIACTDMELRPTRHAGRGGVGAVMGSKGVKVIVLDDSGMKMRSAKDPEAFKTASKVWVDGLKKHPVTGEGLPAYGTNVLTNVLNEAGGYPTRNFKVGRFDTCTKISGETQAALEIERKGTATHGCHRGCIIQCSGTYNDKNGQYLTKQPEYETVWAHGGNCGIDDLDSIALLDRLDDDYGLDTIEMGATVGVAMEAGLIPFGDAEAAINLVKEVGKGTHLGRILGSGAGLTGKAFGVERVPVVKNQALPAYDPRAVMGIGVTYATSPMGADHTAGYAVATNILKVGGFVDPLSPEGQIDLSRNLQIATAAVDSTGMCLFVAFAVLDQPETFQALIDMINAFYGLKLTADDVAALGKSVLKNEREFNVKAGFTSAQDRLPDFFQKEVLAPHGVTFTVKNEDLDTVFNW, encoded by the coding sequence ATGGATAAGATTTTGAGAATCGATGTGGGCGCCGAAGGCGGTCCCAAGGTTACGGAAGTCCCCGCAGGTGAGTATGCGGGCCTTGGAGGCAGAGCACTTACATCAATGATCGTTTCCAAGGAAGTTCCTCCTCTTTGCCATCCACTTGGGGCAGACAACAAACTTGTGTTTGCACCCGGACTCCTCAGTGGAACCACTGCAGCAATGTCCGGCAGGCTTTCCGTTGGATGCAAGAGCCCTCTTACCGGAGGGATCAAAGAATCCAATGCCGGCGGCCAAGCTGCGCAGGTTTTAGCTCGATTGGGCTACGCGGCAATTGTTCTGGAAGGAAAACCCAAAGACGACACCCTTTACAAGATAATTATCAATAAAGACGGCATCTCAATTAAGCCTGATAACTCGTTGAAGATGTTGGGTAACTACGATGTTGTGGACAAAATGAAGGCCGAGTTCGGTGACAAGATTACCTGCATCTCCATCGGTCAAGCCGGCGAAATGAAGCTGGGAGCAGCATCCATCGCTTGCACGGATATGGAGCTCCGTCCTACTCGTCACGCGGGTCGTGGAGGAGTCGGAGCCGTCATGGGGTCAAAAGGCGTGAAAGTAATCGTGCTCGATGACTCGGGCATGAAAATGCGTTCTGCGAAGGATCCCGAAGCGTTCAAAACAGCATCCAAAGTCTGGGTAGATGGCCTCAAGAAGCACCCCGTAACGGGAGAAGGTCTGCCTGCATATGGCACGAACGTTCTAACAAATGTGCTCAATGAAGCCGGGGGATATCCCACGCGGAATTTTAAAGTAGGCCGGTTTGACACGTGCACAAAGATCAGTGGAGAGACTCAAGCTGCACTGGAAATCGAGCGCAAAGGCACCGCAACTCACGGGTGCCATCGGGGATGCATCATTCAATGCTCCGGAACGTATAACGACAAGAATGGGCAGTATCTCACAAAACAACCCGAATACGAGACAGTCTGGGCTCATGGCGGCAACTGTGGAATCGACGATCTGGATTCCATCGCTCTGCTGGATCGCTTGGATGACGATTACGGCCTCGACACCATAGAAATGGGAGCGACCGTTGGTGTAGCAATGGAAGCAGGACTGATCCCGTTCGGTGACGCGGAGGCAGCGATCAATCTGGTTAAGGAAGTAGGAAAAGGCACTCACCTGGGACGAATTCTAGGGAGTGGAGCCGGCCTTACCGGAAAGGCCTTCGGAGTCGAACGCGTGCCGGTCGTGAAGAATCAGGCCCTTCCCGCGTACGATCCAAGAGCTGTCATGGGAATAGGAGTCACCTATGCTACCAGCCCGATGGGAGCGGACCACACTGCGGGATATGCTGTCGCGACGAATATTCTCAAAGTGGGCGGGTTCGTGGATCCTCTTTCCCCGGAAGGCCAGATAGATTTGTCCAGAAACCTGCAAATCGCCACTGCCGCGGTGGACTCTACGGGCATGTGTCTCTTTGTGGCATTTGCGGTCCTGGACCAGCCCGAGACTTTCCAGGCGCTGATTGATATGATCAACGCGTTTTACGGACTGAAACTCACCGCAGACGATGTTGCGGCTCTGGGAAAATCGGTCCTCAAGAATGAAAGAGAATTCAACGTCAAAGCAGGATTCACTTCGGCTCAGGATAGACTTCCCGACTTCTTCCAAAAAGAGGTGCTTGCACCCCACGGCGTAACCTTTACCGTGAAGAATGAGGACCTCGATACCGTATTCAACTGGTAA
- a CDS encoding methylenetetrahydrofolate reductase C-terminal domain-containing protein, with product MIVAQPKPFSEIESFVHQYSRILVAGCGTCVAVCLAGGEKEAAILSAQLRLSALKKGRNVEVAAATVERQCDREFLSLLHDRVAKVDAVISLACGAGIQFLAEMYPETPVFPGVDTSFIGVAEGAGAWAERCKSCNQCFLGITGGICPVTMCAKSLLNGPCGGPTNGKCETDSQRDCAWVQIIQRLQLQGRLDMLESVVPPRDFGRSSHPGKIVRPDYQKRFSTE from the coding sequence GTGATAGTAGCCCAGCCCAAACCATTTTCAGAGATTGAATCTTTCGTACATCAATATTCCCGCATCCTGGTCGCCGGTTGCGGCACCTGCGTGGCAGTGTGTTTGGCGGGTGGAGAAAAAGAAGCTGCCATCCTTTCCGCACAACTCAGACTCTCGGCGCTGAAAAAGGGCAGGAACGTCGAAGTTGCAGCCGCTACCGTAGAACGTCAATGCGATCGCGAGTTTCTGTCTCTTTTGCACGATAGGGTTGCAAAGGTGGATGCCGTCATTTCTCTCGCTTGCGGAGCAGGCATACAATTCTTGGCGGAAATGTACCCCGAAACTCCTGTTTTTCCGGGAGTCGATACCAGCTTCATCGGCGTGGCCGAGGGAGCGGGAGCCTGGGCAGAACGGTGTAAATCCTGTAACCAGTGCTTCCTGGGCATCACCGGGGGCATCTGTCCGGTCACAATGTGTGCCAAAAGCCTTCTGAACGGGCCCTGCGGAGGACCTACAAACGGCAAGTGCGAGACAGATTCGCAACGAGATTGCGCGTGGGTACAGATCATTCAACGATTGCAGTTGCAGGGCCGTCTCGATATGCTTGAATCTGTTGTGCCTCCGAGGGATTTTGGCAGAAGCTCTCATCCGGGCAAAATAGTGCGTCCGGATTACCAGAAAAGATTCTCTACAGAGTAA
- a CDS encoding histone deacetylase family protein: MEPKSLKVIYDDLYLTDYPTVSCEMPQRVQSIMRVLAEHYPVVKPSSATDNDLLLVHTQSLVNIVKSDPQLFRVAVAAAGGAILAANLACEQQPSFACVRPPGHHASPDSHWGFCFFNNVAIAVESLLKRRVIGSALILDVDLHFGDGTDNFFSGRREVTVANIQDNYREAFLRHVDEALASNQYDLVAISAGFDRHVEDWGGTLTTEDYFTIGRAVRDFAITKCQGRYFAVLEGGYNVNVLGENALALCQGMDNPVTP; encoded by the coding sequence ATGGAGCCGAAGTCACTCAAAGTTATATATGATGACCTGTACCTGACCGACTATCCGACTGTTTCCTGTGAGATGCCGCAGAGGGTGCAGAGCATTATGCGGGTGCTGGCTGAGCATTATCCGGTAGTGAAGCCCTCTTCCGCTACCGATAATGATTTGCTGCTGGTTCATACACAATCCCTTGTAAACATAGTTAAATCAGATCCACAGCTATTTCGTGTAGCCGTCGCTGCAGCAGGTGGTGCCATTTTGGCTGCCAACCTTGCGTGCGAGCAACAACCTTCATTTGCCTGCGTCAGGCCTCCCGGTCACCATGCAAGTCCTGACAGCCACTGGGGCTTCTGCTTCTTCAACAATGTGGCAATTGCGGTCGAGTCACTGTTGAAACGTCGTGTCATTGGGTCGGCTCTCATCCTGGACGTGGATTTGCATTTCGGAGACGGCACGGATAATTTCTTTTCGGGTCGAAGGGAAGTTACTGTGGCAAATATTCAGGACAACTACAGGGAGGCGTTTCTCAGGCATGTCGATGAAGCTCTGGCTTCAAACCAATACGATCTTGTGGCAATAAGCGCCGGGTTCGACCGACACGTCGAGGATTGGGGAGGGACTCTGACTACTGAAGATTATTTTACAATCGGGCGTGCCGTGAGAGATTTTGCTATAACCAAATGCCAGGGCCGCTATTTCGCTGTCCTGGAAGGAGGCTATAACGTCAACGTCCTTGGCGAGAATGCTCTGGCGTTGTGTCAGGGAATGGATAATCCTGTCACTCCTTGA
- a CDS encoding ATP-binding protein — MPVLRAKNVQRTIVYSSALGIFVVGLIVALVSIYPLYLDFKSEEELNLTLALNTKTLAIEECLARAKDVALQISSRSVARQMLEAYYGGSMTLEAVSDFTREVLSDAISFSHEVWGITRLDKDGKIVAQIGIELPKEFWPPLSATTQSPTLHGPAVLGINSYLVVSSPILDRQSQRLGTDILAFRLFHLARIVEDYIGLGKTGETVIGVDRPDGVELVFPLRRDKGAIGGTISKDSDMGRALSNAIQRRSGVMIPRDGNDVIAYGPIRDINWGVVVSMDQDELYAPVTRRIWATSKIIVALILLGTLAMVLLVRPLTGKLIIHTDELAREIQEKTESLKRELEGRKRMEKWLIDSERRYRVLLEEVPDIIFILDREGRFSYVNTQVEKFLDYPVFQILETPLIDYVVPHDRPLVETLLQTGMDQIWDEEVEMMAAGMVQKFARIRCKVSLVEDHGPVRYEGVMRDITRRKGLEEELRASREELLEKIKIIDDLYEHIVQQGKSKAIADHTAEVAHELRQPLAIIGGFARRLSKHFESCLPQDGGQRRSCEMIISEIQRLEGILTSLINFTRHERIRLEKVDPTEIIERVLRVYDDRMRERQIKLITSFGKELAEVMLDPNRFEQVVRNLISNAIEASAPGEAICIETGAYVLSGKAQETGGLAVESYFEMKVKNWGKVIPPDELSKIFSPFYTTKNYGTGIGLTLCKKIIEDHNGSISVRSDNEGTVFTIWLPLEHTARLPAKATDREIAVRPEDLVKE, encoded by the coding sequence ATGCCGGTACTCCGAGCCAAAAACGTCCAAAGAACAATCGTATACTCGTCCGCACTCGGTATTTTTGTTGTCGGCCTCATTGTAGCCCTGGTGAGTATCTATCCTCTATATCTCGATTTCAAAAGTGAAGAAGAGTTAAACCTGACGCTTGCGTTGAACACAAAGACGCTTGCCATCGAAGAATGTCTCGCCCGGGCGAAAGATGTTGCACTTCAGATATCCTCCAGATCGGTAGCGCGGCAGATGCTGGAAGCCTATTATGGAGGATCGATGACCTTAGAGGCCGTTTCCGATTTCACACGGGAGGTATTGTCTGATGCGATCTCGTTTTCTCACGAAGTGTGGGGAATCACACGTCTGGACAAGGATGGGAAAATAGTCGCGCAAATCGGCATTGAGCTTCCCAAAGAATTCTGGCCGCCTCTGAGCGCTACAACCCAGTCACCTACGCTTCACGGGCCCGCAGTACTCGGAATCAACTCCTATCTCGTAGTCTCAAGTCCGATTTTGGATCGGCAATCGCAACGCCTTGGAACTGATATCCTTGCTTTCAGATTATTCCATCTCGCACGTATCGTGGAAGATTACATAGGTCTTGGAAAAACCGGCGAGACAGTCATAGGAGTCGATCGACCCGATGGCGTGGAACTGGTGTTTCCGTTGCGAAGGGACAAAGGAGCAATCGGCGGAACCATCAGCAAAGATTCGGATATGGGCAGGGCCCTGTCCAATGCTATCCAGCGGCGTTCCGGTGTCATGATACCCAGAGACGGGAACGATGTGATCGCGTATGGACCTATTCGCGACATAAACTGGGGTGTCGTTGTCTCTATGGACCAGGACGAACTCTATGCTCCTGTAACACGGCGAATCTGGGCTACCTCCAAGATTATTGTGGCGCTCATACTTTTGGGCACACTTGCCATGGTCCTTCTCGTGCGACCTCTCACAGGAAAACTGATCATCCATACAGACGAATTAGCGCGTGAGATCCAGGAAAAAACGGAATCCCTGAAACGTGAGTTGGAAGGCCGAAAGCGAATGGAAAAGTGGCTTATCGATTCAGAGCGACGATACCGTGTGCTTCTTGAAGAGGTGCCGGATATCATCTTCATACTGGACCGGGAAGGTCGTTTTTCGTACGTGAATACTCAGGTAGAAAAATTCTTGGATTATCCGGTATTTCAGATCCTGGAAACTCCGCTTATCGACTATGTGGTTCCTCATGACCGCCCCTTAGTGGAGACTTTGTTGCAGACCGGAATGGACCAGATTTGGGATGAAGAAGTGGAAATGATGGCCGCAGGCATGGTACAGAAGTTTGCCAGAATCAGGTGCAAAGTGTCTCTCGTTGAAGATCACGGTCCGGTGAGATACGAGGGAGTTATGCGTGATATCACGCGGCGGAAAGGCCTGGAAGAGGAACTCCGGGCATCCAGAGAGGAACTGCTGGAGAAGATAAAAATTATCGATGACTTGTACGAGCATATTGTCCAGCAGGGGAAATCCAAAGCTATAGCCGATCACACGGCTGAAGTCGCACATGAACTCCGGCAACCACTGGCAATCATCGGAGGATTCGCGAGAAGACTCTCAAAGCACTTTGAATCGTGTCTGCCCCAGGATGGCGGACAACGAAGATCATGTGAGATGATAATTTCTGAAATTCAGAGGCTTGAGGGAATTCTTACCAGCCTCATCAACTTCACTCGCCATGAACGAATCCGACTCGAAAAGGTCGATCCCACAGAAATAATTGAAAGAGTTCTCAGAGTGTATGACGATAGAATGCGTGAGCGTCAGATCAAACTCATTACCAGCTTTGGAAAAGAACTGGCGGAAGTGATGCTCGACCCAAACCGTTTTGAACAGGTCGTCAGAAATCTCATTTCCAATGCGATAGAAGCCTCTGCTCCCGGAGAAGCGATATGCATCGAAACGGGAGCGTACGTTCTGAGCGGGAAAGCACAGGAAACAGGAGGGCTGGCAGTGGAGTCCTATTTCGAGATGAAAGTCAAGAACTGGGGAAAGGTCATCCCACCTGACGAGCTGAGCAAGATTTTCAGCCCTTTCTATACGACAAAGAATTACGGCACAGGAATCGGTCTGACACTCTGCAAAAAGATAATTGAAGACCACAACGGGTCCATCTCGGTGAGATCGGACAACGAGGGAACAGTGTTCACCATTTGGCTTCCGCTGGAGCACACTGCACGGTTACCGGCCAAGGCCACAGATCGCGAAATTGCGGTTCGACCCGAAGATCTCGTCAAGGAGTGA
- a CDS encoding glycosyltransferase family protein: protein MSYNNVKRVLVYTHNSIGLGHAFRTLAVITGMRYWRPDIDFLVISGTSIPHIFFKEGIEVIKLPSIKLDIDAKDNPMSSRYLCGFDLEAIFDFRQRIILAAFDFFQPDVLMVEHNMTGQMSELIPLLMKKWMRRGGPVDFSLVHICRGIMKWVPLLKIPYQNPRHRSESINIGELYDFMYVLEDRKVIDINREFLGNDPELEKKIRYLGKITNKAWEELPPREEVVKRYGLPDKKIILVSLGRNQRVLDLSVRLLEVFETLGVNLNYEVIMILDPYLDSGAVESLRDHPLASKIRFMPFIPDLVDLMSHSELVISRAGYNTTNEILLTGVKAIVIPESHGGGEQELRIRNITEQNIVAMNEDEVLGPDMDRKLLELLETEKKAASCKFDKYAIGKAILDDLEDWKKNSRSCR from the coding sequence ATGAGCTATAACAACGTAAAACGAGTGCTTGTATATACGCATAATTCCATCGGATTGGGACATGCGTTCCGAACACTGGCCGTCATTACGGGGATGAGGTATTGGAGACCCGATATAGATTTTTTAGTGATTTCGGGAACTTCAATTCCGCACATCTTCTTCAAGGAAGGCATAGAAGTTATAAAGCTGCCTTCTATCAAGCTCGATATCGATGCCAAAGACAATCCCATGTCTTCCCGTTATCTTTGCGGGTTCGATCTGGAAGCAATTTTCGATTTCAGACAGCGCATAATCCTTGCGGCGTTTGATTTCTTTCAGCCCGATGTTCTCATGGTCGAACATAATATGACCGGACAGATGAGTGAGCTGATACCGTTGCTTATGAAAAAATGGATGCGCAGGGGCGGCCCGGTGGATTTTTCCCTGGTTCACATTTGCCGAGGAATCATGAAGTGGGTCCCTCTCCTGAAAATTCCGTATCAAAACCCCAGACATCGATCTGAATCCATAAATATCGGGGAATTATACGATTTCATGTATGTTTTGGAGGATCGTAAAGTAATCGACATTAATCGAGAATTCCTTGGAAACGATCCCGAGCTGGAAAAGAAGATTCGTTATCTCGGAAAAATTACCAATAAAGCATGGGAAGAATTGCCGCCTCGCGAAGAGGTCGTGAAACGATACGGGCTGCCTGACAAGAAAATCATCCTTGTCTCTTTGGGAAGGAATCAGAGAGTCCTGGATCTTTCGGTAAGGCTGCTGGAAGTCTTTGAGACTTTGGGTGTGAACCTGAACTATGAAGTTATTATGATCCTGGACCCTTACTTGGATTCCGGAGCGGTGGAGTCATTGCGGGATCATCCTCTTGCCTCCAAAATTCGTTTCATGCCGTTCATCCCAGATCTGGTGGATCTCATGAGCCATTCCGAGCTGGTCATATCAAGGGCCGGTTATAATACGACGAATGAAATTCTCCTCACCGGCGTGAAAGCCATCGTTATACCCGAGAGTCACGGGGGAGGTGAACAGGAACTGCGTATCCGTAATATTACGGAGCAAAACATTGTGGCCATGAACGAGGACGAAGTGCTTGGACCCGACATGGACCGAAAACTCTTGGAACTGCTGGAAACCGAAAAGAAGGCAGCGTCCTGCAAGTTCGATAAGTACGCGATTGGAAAAGCAATTCTGGATGACCTTGAAGACTGGAAAAAGAACTCGAGATCCTGCAGGTGA
- a CDS encoding vWA domain-containing protein yields the protein MFVNFFFLLKDSGIPVSPTSFLRLQKALKSGLVNSLNDFYTAARTILVKSERYFDIYDKVFAHYFNGAELPDFRGVDLDAAARELLDEWLKNPDALAEALGLSKDQLQSLSPEELIQYFLDRLKEQTEAHHGGSRWIGTGGTSPVGHSGFHPGGMRVGGRSMGRSAIKVALDRRYKDYSLEGPLTEAQMGEALKRLRRMIPVGPKDEVNVDETIRATTRNAGEIEIIFDRSLRDRLKVILMIDNGGWSMDPYIEVVQTLFNYARAQFKDLKTFFFHNTIYDFVWEDAPRRYKPQKVEAFTSWDPETRLIVIGDASMAPYELMATDGSIHIEERSGLPSIDRLHLLTKLFSHAVWLNPTPIRLWPMTRTIGIIANIFPMFELTLDGLDKSVTHLMRRN from the coding sequence ATGTTTGTAAACTTCTTTTTTCTTCTGAAAGATTCAGGGATACCGGTATCTCCCACATCGTTTCTCCGGCTTCAAAAAGCCCTTAAGAGCGGGCTTGTCAACTCTCTGAACGATTTCTACACGGCAGCCCGGACGATTCTGGTAAAGAGCGAGCGATATTTCGATATTTATGACAAGGTATTTGCTCATTACTTCAATGGTGCGGAACTGCCCGATTTTCGCGGCGTGGATCTCGACGCGGCAGCCCGAGAACTCCTTGACGAATGGCTCAAGAATCCCGATGCCCTTGCCGAAGCGCTGGGACTAAGCAAAGATCAGTTGCAGTCCCTGTCTCCTGAAGAGCTCATTCAGTACTTCCTGGACCGGCTAAAAGAACAAACCGAGGCTCATCATGGTGGAAGCCGCTGGATAGGAACCGGCGGAACTTCCCCGGTGGGGCACTCGGGTTTTCACCCGGGTGGAATGCGAGTGGGCGGGAGATCCATGGGCCGCTCTGCCATTAAAGTGGCACTCGATAGAAGATACAAGGATTATTCACTGGAAGGACCGCTCACGGAAGCCCAGATGGGAGAGGCTCTTAAGAGACTCCGAAGAATGATTCCTGTGGGTCCGAAAGACGAGGTGAACGTCGACGAGACTATTCGGGCCACCACCAGGAATGCGGGAGAAATCGAGATTATCTTTGATCGGAGCCTTCGGGACCGATTGAAAGTGATCCTCATGATCGATAACGGCGGCTGGTCTATGGACCCGTATATCGAGGTGGTCCAGACGTTGTTCAACTACGCGCGAGCTCAGTTTAAGGATCTGAAGACATTCTTTTTTCATAACACCATTTATGATTTTGTCTGGGAAGATGCTCCCAGAAGGTATAAACCCCAAAAAGTAGAAGCATTTACTTCGTGGGACCCTGAGACGAGACTCATTGTGATCGGCGATGCCAGCATGGCTCCGTACGAGCTTATGGCAACAGACGGTTCCATTCACATAGAAGAACGGAGCGGATTGCCAAGTATTGACCGACTGCATTTACTGACCAAGTTATTTTCTCATGCAGTATGGTTGAACCCGACCCCGATCCGCCTCTGGCCCATGACCAGGACCATCGGTATTATTGCCAATATTTTCCCCATGTTTGAGTTGACTTTGGACGGTCTCGACAAGTCGGTTACGCATTTGATGCGACGTAACTGA
- a CDS encoding pentapeptide repeat-containing protein — MPARIVRINPLQAAADIRSGMTDSDLMSKYNLSAAELRIMVGRLLAFGHIQAADVENRICGEQGDSFQIGRQVSPVSTAKKRIVDGAEVLNLVRSGATNTELMRKYQLSPKGLQSLFTKLLGLGLVSQQEWDRRLPELNSMATRENFKLPGAETITLDLIEIVAELELGADRAILKQKYSLTNQEMDQLFAKIIEENLVTRRDLDRLLSRPLRPFQIRNRFSGNVIHEGHARSMADLLERAISQEMDLSEADLRGLDLSRGRFSGARLSAADLSRTILIRADLTGAQLSGAELLSADLFAAILFKANLAGTNLSDANLSMANAAWSFLQGANLSETNLSYANLFGANLSGAHVFETILIGTNLTGAYLEEVNLNLAKGLSFAPNSEA; from the coding sequence GTGCCCGCCAGAATTGTAAGAATTAATCCGCTCCAAGCGGCTGCAGACATTCGGTCCGGAATGACCGATAGCGACCTTATGTCCAAATACAATCTTTCAGCAGCCGAGTTACGTATCATGGTAGGGCGGCTTCTTGCATTCGGTCACATTCAAGCTGCAGATGTTGAAAACAGAATCTGCGGAGAACAGGGGGACTCCTTCCAGATCGGTCGTCAAGTTTCTCCAGTCAGCACAGCAAAGAAAAGAATTGTCGATGGGGCTGAAGTTTTGAATCTTGTTCGATCGGGGGCGACCAATACTGAGCTCATGCGGAAGTATCAACTGTCTCCAAAGGGTCTACAGAGCCTCTTCACAAAGCTGTTAGGCCTGGGCCTGGTGTCCCAACAGGAATGGGATCGACGTTTGCCGGAGTTGAATTCAATGGCCACCCGCGAGAATTTCAAACTGCCGGGAGCGGAGACCATTACTCTGGATTTGATCGAGATCGTGGCAGAATTGGAACTAGGAGCAGACAGGGCCATTCTGAAACAAAAATACAGCCTGACGAACCAAGAGATGGATCAGCTCTTTGCCAAAATAATAGAAGAAAACCTTGTAACTAGGAGAGATTTGGATCGATTACTCTCTCGGCCGCTTAGACCCTTTCAGATCAGGAATCGTTTTTCCGGAAATGTCATTCACGAAGGTCATGCCCGTTCCATGGCCGACCTGTTGGAACGAGCAATTTCCCAGGAAATGGATTTATCGGAGGCGGACCTACGTGGTTTGGACCTCTCCAGAGGAAGATTCTCCGGAGCCCGGCTGTCCGCGGCGGATCTCAGCAGGACCATCCTTATAAGAGCCGATCTGACCGGCGCACAACTATCCGGAGCAGAGTTGCTTTCGGCAGACTTGTTCGCAGCGATCCTGTTCAAGGCGAACCTTGCCGGAACAAATCTTTCAGACGCGAATCTCAGTATGGCTAACGCTGCCTGGTCTTTCCTGCAAGGTGCAAATCTGTCGGAGACAAATCTGTCGTACGCTAATCTATTCGGAGCCAACCTCTCCGGAGCTCACGTCTTTGAAACTATCCTCATAGGGACGAATCTCACAGGAGCTTACCTTGAGGAGGTCAATTTGAATCTCGCCAAGGGGCTGTCATTTGCTCCTAACTCCGAAGCTTAG